One window of Equus caballus isolate H_3958 breed thoroughbred chromosome 3, TB-T2T, whole genome shotgun sequence genomic DNA carries:
- the C3H4orf54 gene encoding uncharacterized protein C4orf54 homolog isoform X1, with product MGHASGSHFLSEPRSEPHCTPGGKGTRLHKKQHMLSFHFWEARGRPTDAAPSVADGVQTPSCRRCQANNWTEQRSHRKLATVSARAAAPQAQTTSATQSRSLPTSLSLAPAPPEGLKNWEVVAAAAVVPIALGPVQARGTLLRATLQPLQGQGGTQDSRRAHHCLFLSLKPRRGLRMEAATPELKPQARLREVGDRVSGAQDSQELKQQLRRLPKPPTSSQRERRHAEMCASAGVLSESPRTMSLSPECRPRDQRAPRSPEEKAQDEPSGQECEAPASRKIPASSELSRSQLSHTEEGSNVSSYSSSSSPVDKAEEGGLFKMDDTTTPTGALATSSSSLGFESDSGESAVSCQPSGGGGGGGRGGGGGGGGGDAAECRDIIAKSQGSRDPPKNEEAHYITTHEIQLSEVEQDMDFDVGLASRLDFEDNNVIYSFVDYASFGGSDETPGDVTTATEEDDDNSCYLSTTPSTTATRTPSPTSSDAARPRVGSSGRNTSSTEVGSGPSDSDPTPPPPGPGTATPREPLPEPPDAASGAAAAASSCASAASQILLSIKPTSRAINEPSNVRAKQNIIPAAKHEGDMSLRVSTAAERNSSSLKQDPAAAVAQDHAKKFIAVPARLQTRCGAIRAKELADHSSGASSAVSELDDADKEVRTLTARAFRSLAYPYFEALSISSRESSALSEVGFGRWSTFLDLKCGGVGARVEQSLLRSSAASAAAGLRKGGGARTAADQLYVQSKKSQTKALEFVVSKVEGEIKHVETPLCFQKQVQTGSRVVTLLEPLNLRSESKASSAVGPCRAPKVSSKGPGSVYTDDGSETSESSKPAARADGPQKKSKFASSLLKNVISKKMQREHEFKMERGEVTDTSQHHLSSTPKETEGPAGGEKPRERGLQRQSSRHSEAGSEYTVLSVSDAGGEGSVAGSKSPTFKASAPRESSTGSGRNLADAHTEVCEIKKSASETVKGIFLRSQNSAFRSWKEKEAEKREEKAPIGKLKLPKGGDWRADLGEISASKSTIMSRLFVPNIQQTPKDKQPGKQATKYPAAQATSTAVIRPKAPEIKIRLGSVQQPSSDFNIAKLLTPKLASGSASNLFKTIEDNSRTQQKLFRGDNLEKVPQFQVRDVRDKSKAQGPLHQVRDVRKLIKGSGDSSDKGSVTPEQGLTGPKARPQAAAAGGSGSLSPMVITCQAVVNQREDGAARELREHLGKGGSSRVLDSSSPEGTVLVHRASGRLPVATIAPNKPEQGSYLPVLKIVSKASAQKTPEKAKDEEGKEEGKGPKPSRNALEKLTAAVRSMEELYSFNRNEWKRKSDPLPMMIDSHVLSLIASEEREGAGGAEGDPNKMARRLGEGEERGAGNKGGVVLRGAPLERLQRRNSNPSSESVSARAAAFENLARERPRSLYIPPAPKEVERTPPLQPLPPLPSNRNVFTVSASSTQKTGGVAGKFPQGPSPESPSAAKGLKSQGLRSLKISPATRAPLDEVTNSKNGSNLEKSNSDCENYLTIPLKGSSAAGELPGRPGAGREGPPVSSAATLCSLPPLSARSQVPSSPKGSQVSGTSRPAWRTKPDNLRETVAAPAGPQSPEHPPPTIYHQQLLPFTLQGAQPQVLCFSPPGMPAPAPAGPAPVPTDPFQQPQPQQTQRKMLLDVTTGQYYLVDTPVQPMTRRLFDPETGQYVDVPMTTQQQAVAPLSLPVPPLALSPGAYGPTYMIYPGFLPTVLPTNALQPTPIAHTPGGGELSPMAAEPPSKEAAATFTEVPYFMASGQAPASSSSSAPAATSQLVGAKGFAQLHGKPVISITSQPLGPRIIAPPSFDGTTMSFVVEHR from the exons ATGGGGCATGCCAGCGGGTCACATTTCCTCTCTGAGCCCCGCTCTGAGCCGCACTGCACTCCTGGAGG GAAAGGGACAAGGCTTCACAAGAAACAGCACatgctttcctttcatttctgggAGGCTCGGGGTCGACCTACAGATGCTGCTCCTTCCGTGGCCGATGGCGTTCAGACTCCTAGCTGCCGACGGTGCCAGGCAAACAACTGGACAGAACAGCGCAGCCACAGGAAGCTGGCCACAGTCTCGGCCAGAGCAGCAGCCCCCCAGGCACAGACCACCTCTGCCACCCAGTCCAGGAGCCTTCCCACCTCCCTCAGCCTTGCCCCGGCCCCGCCAGAGGGGCTGAAGAACTGGGaggtggtggcagcagcggcaGTAGTGCCTATAGCCTTGGGGCCAGTCCAGGCACGTGGGACCCTGCTTCGGGCAACTCTGCAGCCTCTCCAGGGCCAGGGAGGGACCCAGGACAGCCGCAGAGCTCACCACTGTCTCTTCCTATCGCTGAAACCTAGGCGAGGTCTCAGAATGGAAGCCGCCACTCCTGAGCTGAAACCGCAGGCCAGACTGCGGGAGGTGGGGGACAGGGTGAGCGGAGCTCAAGACAGTCAGGAGCTGAAGCAGCAGCTGCGGCGGCTGCCCAAGCCACCAACCTCCTCCCAGCGAGAAAGGAGACATGCGGAGATGTGCGCTTCAGCTGGAGTCCTGAGTGAGAGTCCCCGGACCATGAGCCTTTCTCCGGAGTGCCGGCCCAGGGATCAGAGGGCCCCTAGGAGTCCCGAGGAGAAAGCACAAGATGAACCCAGTGGTCAAGAGTGCGAGGCTCCAGCCTCCCGGAAGATTCCTGCTTCCTCAGAACTCTCCAGATCCCAGCTCTCCCACACTGAGGAGGGCAGCAACGTCTCTTCTtactcctcctcttcttcccccGTGGACAAAGCAGAAGAAGGTGGCCTCTTCAAGATGGATGATACCACCACACCAACAGGGGCTCTGGCCACCTCGTCTTCATCTTTAGGCTTTGAGAGTGACAGTGGTGAGAGCGCAGTGAGCTGCCAGCCcagcggaggaggaggagggggaggaagaggaggagggggaggtgggggagggggagatgcaGCCGAGTGCAGGGACATTATTGCCAAGTCTCAGGGCAGCAGAGACCCCCCGAAAAATGAGGAGGCGCACTACATCACCACCCACGAGATCCAGCTGAGTGAGGTGGAGCAGGACATGGATTTCGACGTGGGACTGGCCTCTCGCTTGGATTTCGAGGACAACAACGTCATCTACTCATTCGTGGACTATGCTTCCTTTGGTGGCAGCGACGAGACCCCGGGGGACGTCACCACCGCGACCGAAGAGGACGACGACAACAGCTGCTACCTCAGCACCACTCCTAGCACCACCGCCACCCGGACACCCAGCCCCACCAGCAGTGACGCCGCCCGCCCCAGAGTAGGCAGCAGTGGTCGCAACACCAGCAGCACGGAAGTGGGCAGCGGTCCCTCCGACAGTGACCCCACTCCCCCGCCCCCCGGGCCTGGCACTGCCACCCCGCGGGAGCCCTTGCCCGAGCCCCCGGACGCAGCTTCAGGGGCAGCCGCCGCCGCAAGCAGCTGTGCGAGCGCGGCCAGCCAGATCCTCCTATCAATCAAGCCGACTTCCCGGGCTATAAATGAGCCTAGCAACGTGCGTGCAAAGCAAAACATTATTCCTGCTGCCAAGCATGAAGGCGACATGAGCCTCCGCGTCTCCACAGCTGCTGAACGCAATTCAAGTTCGCTGAAGCAAGACCCGGCTGCAGCCGTGGCTCAGGACCATGCGAAGAAGTTCATCGCCGTCCCTGCCCGTCTGCAGACCCGGTGCGGAGCCATCCGCGCCAAGGAGCTGGCGGACCACTCCAGCGGGGCCTCCAGCGCCGTGAGCGAGCTGGACGACGCCGACAAGGAGGTGCGCACCCTCACCGCCCGGGCCTTCCGGAGCCTCGCCTACCCCTACTTCGAGGCTCTGAGCATCAGCTCCCGGGAGTCCTCCGCGCTCTCCGAAGTCGGCTTCGGGCGTTGGTCGACCTTCCTGGACTTAAAATGTGGCGGGGTTGGAGCCCGGGTGGAACAGAGCCTCCTCAGGAGCAGTGCGGCCTCGGCGGCCGCAGGCCTGAGGAAGGGAGGTGGGGCCAGGACAGCCGCAGACCAGCTCTACGTCCAGTCCAAGAAGTCCCAGACCAAGGCCCTGGAGTTCGTCGTCAGCAAAGTGGAGGGGGAGATCAAACACGTGGAGACGCCGCTGTGTTTCCAGAAGCAGGTCCAGACGGGCTCCCGCGTGGTCACCCTTCTCGAGCCTCTGAATTTACGCAGTGAGAGCAAAGCCAGCTCAGCCGTGGGGCCCTGCAGGGCCCCCAAAGTCTCCAGCAAGGGCCCCGGATCGGTGTACACAGACGATGGCTCCGAGACGTCAGAGAGCAGCAAGCCTGCCGCCCGCGCTGACGGCCCCCAGAAGAAGTCCAAGTTTGCTTCCAGTCTGCTCAAAAATGTCATCTCCAAGAAAATGCAGCGGGAACACGAGTTCAAAATGGAGAGGGGAGAAGTCACCGACACCTCCCAACATCACCTCTCCAGCACCCCCAAGGAGACAGAGGGCCCGGCTGGGGGGGAGAAGCCGCGGGAGAGGGGCCTGCAGAGGCAGAGTTCCCGCCACTCGGAGGCCGGCTCTGAGTACACGGTGCTCAGCGTGTCAGATGCAGGGGGCGAAGGGTCCGTGGCCGGCTCCAAATCCCCAACTTTCAAAGCCAGTGCACCTCGGGAGAGCAGTACAGGCTCCGGCAGAAATCTCGCTGATGCACACACAGAAGTGTGTGAAATTAAAAAGAGTGCATCCGAGACTGTCAAGGGCATCTTCCTCCGTAGTCAGAACAGCGCATTCCGgtcatggaaggagaaagaggcagagaagagggaggaaaaagcCCCCATCGGGAAGCTAAAACTCCCCAAAGGGGGCGACTGGAGGGCCGATCTCGGGGAGATCTCTGCCAGCAAGTCCACCATCATGTCTCGCCTCTTTGTCCCCAACATCCAGCAGACCCCCAAGGACAAGCAGCCAGGGAAGCAGGCCACCAAGTACCCTGCTGCCCAGGCCACCTCCACGGCGGTGATCAGGCCCAAGGCTCCGGAAATCAAGATCCGGCTAGGGAGCGTGCAGCAGCCAAGCTCCGACTTCAACATTGCCAAGTTGCTCACTCCCAAACTGGCCAGCGGCAGCGCCTCTAACCTCTTCAAGACCATTGAGGACAACAGCAGAACGCAGCAGAAACTCTTCCGGGGGGACAACCTGGAAAAAGTGCCCCAGTTCCAGGTGCGAGATGTCAGAGACAAGtccaaggcccaaggccccctCCACCAGGTGAGAGACGTCAGGAAACTAATCAAAGGGTCAGGGGACAGCAGTGACAAGGGCAGTGTGACCCCAGAGCAGGGGCTGACTGGGCCCAAAGCCAGGCCGCAGGCTGCTGCAGCGGGCGGGTCGGGATCCCTGTCCCCCATGGTGATTACCTGCCAGGCTGTGGTGAACCAGAGGGAAGACGGCGCAGCCCGCGAGCTGAGGGAGCACCTGGGCAAAGGTGGAAGCAGCAGGGTCTTGGATTCCTCCTCCCCTGAAGGGACAGTCTTGGTTCACAGGGCATCTGGCAGGCTGCCCGTGGCCACCATCGCCCCCAATAAGCCTGAGCAGGGCTCTTACCTGCCTGTGCTCAAAATCGTCTCCAAGGCATCTGCTCAGAAGACCCCAGAGAAGGCCAAGGATGAGGAGggcaaggaggaagggaagggcccGAAGCCATCCCGGAACGCCCTGGAGAAGCTGACCGCCGCCGTGAGGTCCATGGAGGAGCTGTACAGCTTCAACAGGAACGAGTGGAAGCGCAAAAGTGACCCCCTGCCCATGATGATCGACAGCCACGTCCTGTCGCTCATTGCcagtgaggagagggaaggagccGGGGGTGCCGAGGGGGACCCCAACAAGATGGCCAGACGTCTGGGTGAGGGGGAAGAGCGGGGTGCCGGAAACAAAGGCGGAGTGGTCCTGCGAGGGGCTCCCCTGGAGCGTCTGCAGCGCAGAAACTCCAATCCGAGCTCCGAGAGCGTGTCGGCCCGGGCGGCGGCCTTCGAGAACCTGGCCAGGGAGAGGCCCCGGTCGCTGTACATTCCGCCCGCGCCCAAGGAGGTGGAGAGAACCCcacccctgcagcccctccccccactccccagcaACCGGAACGTGTTCACAGTGAGCGCCAGCAGCACCCAGAAAACTGGGGGTGTCGCCGGAAAGTTCCCCCAAGGACCTTCTCCAGAGAGTCCTTCAGCCGCAAAGGGCCTCAAATCGCAGGGACTCCGGTCCCTCAAGATCTCTCCGGCCACCCGGGCACCTCTCGATGAGGTGACCAACAGCAAAAATGGCAGCAATTTGGAAAAGAGCAACAGTGATTGTGAGAATTACCTGACCATCCCCCTAAAAGGAAGCTCTGCCGCTGGGGAGCTTCCAGgcaggccaggggctgggagggaggggccccCAGTCTCCTCGGCGGCCACTCTCTGCAGCTTGCCCCCGCTGAGTGCCCGAAGTCAGGTCCCCAGTAGCCCCAAAGGCTCTCAGGTCAGTGGAACCAGCCGGCCAGCTTGGCGTACCAAACCCGACAACCTCCGGGAGACGGTAGCTGCCCCCGCGGGGCCACAGAGCCCCGAGCACCCCCCTCCCACCATCTACCACCAGCAGCTGCTGCCCTTCACCCTGCAGGGGGCCCAGCCCCAGGTGCTCTGCTTCTCCCCACCTGGCATGCCTGCCCCCGCACCTGCAGGCCCGGCTCCGGTCCCCACAGACCCCTTCCAGCAACCCCAGCCTCAGCAGACCCAGCGTAAGATGCTCCTGGATGTGACAACTGGCCAGTACTATCTTGTGGACACACCGGTACAGCCTATGACCCGGAGACTCTTTGACCCCGAGACAGGGCAGTATGTGGACGTGCCCATGACCACCCAACAGCAGGCTGTGGCTCCCCTGtccctccctgtgcctccctTGGCCCTGAGTCCCGGTGCCTATGGACCCACTTACATGATCTACCCTGGGTTTCTGCCCACGGTGCTACCCACCAACGCCCTGCAGCCCACACCAATTGCTCACACTCCAGGAGGCGGTGAGCTCTCTCCCATGGCGGCAGAGCCCCCCAGCAAAGAGGCAGCTGCGACATTCACCGAGGTCCCATACTTCATGGCCTCTGGTCAGGCTcccgcctcctcttcctcctctgccccagcaGCCACATCCCAGCTGGTGGGGGCCAAGGGCTTCGCCCAGCTGCACGGCAAGCCTGTCATCAGCATCACTTCGCAGCCCTTGGGGCCACGGATCATTGCGCCCCCTTCCTTTGACGGCACCACCATGAGCTTTGTGGTGGAACACCGATGA
- the C3H4orf54 gene encoding uncharacterized protein C4orf54 homolog isoform X2 has translation MLSFHFWEARGRPTDAAPSVADGVQTPSCRRCQANNWTEQRSHRKLATVSARAAAPQAQTTSATQSRSLPTSLSLAPAPPEGLKNWEVVAAAAVVPIALGPVQARGTLLRATLQPLQGQGGTQDSRRAHHCLFLSLKPRRGLRMEAATPELKPQARLREVGDRVSGAQDSQELKQQLRRLPKPPTSSQRERRHAEMCASAGVLSESPRTMSLSPECRPRDQRAPRSPEEKAQDEPSGQECEAPASRKIPASSELSRSQLSHTEEGSNVSSYSSSSSPVDKAEEGGLFKMDDTTTPTGALATSSSSLGFESDSGESAVSCQPSGGGGGGGRGGGGGGGGGDAAECRDIIAKSQGSRDPPKNEEAHYITTHEIQLSEVEQDMDFDVGLASRLDFEDNNVIYSFVDYASFGGSDETPGDVTTATEEDDDNSCYLSTTPSTTATRTPSPTSSDAARPRVGSSGRNTSSTEVGSGPSDSDPTPPPPGPGTATPREPLPEPPDAASGAAAAASSCASAASQILLSIKPTSRAINEPSNVRAKQNIIPAAKHEGDMSLRVSTAAERNSSSLKQDPAAAVAQDHAKKFIAVPARLQTRCGAIRAKELADHSSGASSAVSELDDADKEVRTLTARAFRSLAYPYFEALSISSRESSALSEVGFGRWSTFLDLKCGGVGARVEQSLLRSSAASAAAGLRKGGGARTAADQLYVQSKKSQTKALEFVVSKVEGEIKHVETPLCFQKQVQTGSRVVTLLEPLNLRSESKASSAVGPCRAPKVSSKGPGSVYTDDGSETSESSKPAARADGPQKKSKFASSLLKNVISKKMQREHEFKMERGEVTDTSQHHLSSTPKETEGPAGGEKPRERGLQRQSSRHSEAGSEYTVLSVSDAGGEGSVAGSKSPTFKASAPRESSTGSGRNLADAHTEVCEIKKSASETVKGIFLRSQNSAFRSWKEKEAEKREEKAPIGKLKLPKGGDWRADLGEISASKSTIMSRLFVPNIQQTPKDKQPGKQATKYPAAQATSTAVIRPKAPEIKIRLGSVQQPSSDFNIAKLLTPKLASGSASNLFKTIEDNSRTQQKLFRGDNLEKVPQFQVRDVRDKSKAQGPLHQVRDVRKLIKGSGDSSDKGSVTPEQGLTGPKARPQAAAAGGSGSLSPMVITCQAVVNQREDGAARELREHLGKGGSSRVLDSSSPEGTVLVHRASGRLPVATIAPNKPEQGSYLPVLKIVSKASAQKTPEKAKDEEGKEEGKGPKPSRNALEKLTAAVRSMEELYSFNRNEWKRKSDPLPMMIDSHVLSLIASEEREGAGGAEGDPNKMARRLGEGEERGAGNKGGVVLRGAPLERLQRRNSNPSSESVSARAAAFENLARERPRSLYIPPAPKEVERTPPLQPLPPLPSNRNVFTVSASSTQKTGGVAGKFPQGPSPESPSAAKGLKSQGLRSLKISPATRAPLDEVTNSKNGSNLEKSNSDCENYLTIPLKGSSAAGELPGRPGAGREGPPVSSAATLCSLPPLSARSQVPSSPKGSQVSGTSRPAWRTKPDNLRETVAAPAGPQSPEHPPPTIYHQQLLPFTLQGAQPQVLCFSPPGMPAPAPAGPAPVPTDPFQQPQPQQTQRKMLLDVTTGQYYLVDTPVQPMTRRLFDPETGQYVDVPMTTQQQAVAPLSLPVPPLALSPGAYGPTYMIYPGFLPTVLPTNALQPTPIAHTPGGGELSPMAAEPPSKEAAATFTEVPYFMASGQAPASSSSSAPAATSQLVGAKGFAQLHGKPVISITSQPLGPRIIAPPSFDGTTMSFVVEHR, from the coding sequence atgctttcctttcatttctgggAGGCTCGGGGTCGACCTACAGATGCTGCTCCTTCCGTGGCCGATGGCGTTCAGACTCCTAGCTGCCGACGGTGCCAGGCAAACAACTGGACAGAACAGCGCAGCCACAGGAAGCTGGCCACAGTCTCGGCCAGAGCAGCAGCCCCCCAGGCACAGACCACCTCTGCCACCCAGTCCAGGAGCCTTCCCACCTCCCTCAGCCTTGCCCCGGCCCCGCCAGAGGGGCTGAAGAACTGGGaggtggtggcagcagcggcaGTAGTGCCTATAGCCTTGGGGCCAGTCCAGGCACGTGGGACCCTGCTTCGGGCAACTCTGCAGCCTCTCCAGGGCCAGGGAGGGACCCAGGACAGCCGCAGAGCTCACCACTGTCTCTTCCTATCGCTGAAACCTAGGCGAGGTCTCAGAATGGAAGCCGCCACTCCTGAGCTGAAACCGCAGGCCAGACTGCGGGAGGTGGGGGACAGGGTGAGCGGAGCTCAAGACAGTCAGGAGCTGAAGCAGCAGCTGCGGCGGCTGCCCAAGCCACCAACCTCCTCCCAGCGAGAAAGGAGACATGCGGAGATGTGCGCTTCAGCTGGAGTCCTGAGTGAGAGTCCCCGGACCATGAGCCTTTCTCCGGAGTGCCGGCCCAGGGATCAGAGGGCCCCTAGGAGTCCCGAGGAGAAAGCACAAGATGAACCCAGTGGTCAAGAGTGCGAGGCTCCAGCCTCCCGGAAGATTCCTGCTTCCTCAGAACTCTCCAGATCCCAGCTCTCCCACACTGAGGAGGGCAGCAACGTCTCTTCTtactcctcctcttcttcccccGTGGACAAAGCAGAAGAAGGTGGCCTCTTCAAGATGGATGATACCACCACACCAACAGGGGCTCTGGCCACCTCGTCTTCATCTTTAGGCTTTGAGAGTGACAGTGGTGAGAGCGCAGTGAGCTGCCAGCCcagcggaggaggaggagggggaggaagaggaggagggggaggtgggggagggggagatgcaGCCGAGTGCAGGGACATTATTGCCAAGTCTCAGGGCAGCAGAGACCCCCCGAAAAATGAGGAGGCGCACTACATCACCACCCACGAGATCCAGCTGAGTGAGGTGGAGCAGGACATGGATTTCGACGTGGGACTGGCCTCTCGCTTGGATTTCGAGGACAACAACGTCATCTACTCATTCGTGGACTATGCTTCCTTTGGTGGCAGCGACGAGACCCCGGGGGACGTCACCACCGCGACCGAAGAGGACGACGACAACAGCTGCTACCTCAGCACCACTCCTAGCACCACCGCCACCCGGACACCCAGCCCCACCAGCAGTGACGCCGCCCGCCCCAGAGTAGGCAGCAGTGGTCGCAACACCAGCAGCACGGAAGTGGGCAGCGGTCCCTCCGACAGTGACCCCACTCCCCCGCCCCCCGGGCCTGGCACTGCCACCCCGCGGGAGCCCTTGCCCGAGCCCCCGGACGCAGCTTCAGGGGCAGCCGCCGCCGCAAGCAGCTGTGCGAGCGCGGCCAGCCAGATCCTCCTATCAATCAAGCCGACTTCCCGGGCTATAAATGAGCCTAGCAACGTGCGTGCAAAGCAAAACATTATTCCTGCTGCCAAGCATGAAGGCGACATGAGCCTCCGCGTCTCCACAGCTGCTGAACGCAATTCAAGTTCGCTGAAGCAAGACCCGGCTGCAGCCGTGGCTCAGGACCATGCGAAGAAGTTCATCGCCGTCCCTGCCCGTCTGCAGACCCGGTGCGGAGCCATCCGCGCCAAGGAGCTGGCGGACCACTCCAGCGGGGCCTCCAGCGCCGTGAGCGAGCTGGACGACGCCGACAAGGAGGTGCGCACCCTCACCGCCCGGGCCTTCCGGAGCCTCGCCTACCCCTACTTCGAGGCTCTGAGCATCAGCTCCCGGGAGTCCTCCGCGCTCTCCGAAGTCGGCTTCGGGCGTTGGTCGACCTTCCTGGACTTAAAATGTGGCGGGGTTGGAGCCCGGGTGGAACAGAGCCTCCTCAGGAGCAGTGCGGCCTCGGCGGCCGCAGGCCTGAGGAAGGGAGGTGGGGCCAGGACAGCCGCAGACCAGCTCTACGTCCAGTCCAAGAAGTCCCAGACCAAGGCCCTGGAGTTCGTCGTCAGCAAAGTGGAGGGGGAGATCAAACACGTGGAGACGCCGCTGTGTTTCCAGAAGCAGGTCCAGACGGGCTCCCGCGTGGTCACCCTTCTCGAGCCTCTGAATTTACGCAGTGAGAGCAAAGCCAGCTCAGCCGTGGGGCCCTGCAGGGCCCCCAAAGTCTCCAGCAAGGGCCCCGGATCGGTGTACACAGACGATGGCTCCGAGACGTCAGAGAGCAGCAAGCCTGCCGCCCGCGCTGACGGCCCCCAGAAGAAGTCCAAGTTTGCTTCCAGTCTGCTCAAAAATGTCATCTCCAAGAAAATGCAGCGGGAACACGAGTTCAAAATGGAGAGGGGAGAAGTCACCGACACCTCCCAACATCACCTCTCCAGCACCCCCAAGGAGACAGAGGGCCCGGCTGGGGGGGAGAAGCCGCGGGAGAGGGGCCTGCAGAGGCAGAGTTCCCGCCACTCGGAGGCCGGCTCTGAGTACACGGTGCTCAGCGTGTCAGATGCAGGGGGCGAAGGGTCCGTGGCCGGCTCCAAATCCCCAACTTTCAAAGCCAGTGCACCTCGGGAGAGCAGTACAGGCTCCGGCAGAAATCTCGCTGATGCACACACAGAAGTGTGTGAAATTAAAAAGAGTGCATCCGAGACTGTCAAGGGCATCTTCCTCCGTAGTCAGAACAGCGCATTCCGgtcatggaaggagaaagaggcagagaagagggaggaaaaagcCCCCATCGGGAAGCTAAAACTCCCCAAAGGGGGCGACTGGAGGGCCGATCTCGGGGAGATCTCTGCCAGCAAGTCCACCATCATGTCTCGCCTCTTTGTCCCCAACATCCAGCAGACCCCCAAGGACAAGCAGCCAGGGAAGCAGGCCACCAAGTACCCTGCTGCCCAGGCCACCTCCACGGCGGTGATCAGGCCCAAGGCTCCGGAAATCAAGATCCGGCTAGGGAGCGTGCAGCAGCCAAGCTCCGACTTCAACATTGCCAAGTTGCTCACTCCCAAACTGGCCAGCGGCAGCGCCTCTAACCTCTTCAAGACCATTGAGGACAACAGCAGAACGCAGCAGAAACTCTTCCGGGGGGACAACCTGGAAAAAGTGCCCCAGTTCCAGGTGCGAGATGTCAGAGACAAGtccaaggcccaaggccccctCCACCAGGTGAGAGACGTCAGGAAACTAATCAAAGGGTCAGGGGACAGCAGTGACAAGGGCAGTGTGACCCCAGAGCAGGGGCTGACTGGGCCCAAAGCCAGGCCGCAGGCTGCTGCAGCGGGCGGGTCGGGATCCCTGTCCCCCATGGTGATTACCTGCCAGGCTGTGGTGAACCAGAGGGAAGACGGCGCAGCCCGCGAGCTGAGGGAGCACCTGGGCAAAGGTGGAAGCAGCAGGGTCTTGGATTCCTCCTCCCCTGAAGGGACAGTCTTGGTTCACAGGGCATCTGGCAGGCTGCCCGTGGCCACCATCGCCCCCAATAAGCCTGAGCAGGGCTCTTACCTGCCTGTGCTCAAAATCGTCTCCAAGGCATCTGCTCAGAAGACCCCAGAGAAGGCCAAGGATGAGGAGggcaaggaggaagggaagggcccGAAGCCATCCCGGAACGCCCTGGAGAAGCTGACCGCCGCCGTGAGGTCCATGGAGGAGCTGTACAGCTTCAACAGGAACGAGTGGAAGCGCAAAAGTGACCCCCTGCCCATGATGATCGACAGCCACGTCCTGTCGCTCATTGCcagtgaggagagggaaggagccGGGGGTGCCGAGGGGGACCCCAACAAGATGGCCAGACGTCTGGGTGAGGGGGAAGAGCGGGGTGCCGGAAACAAAGGCGGAGTGGTCCTGCGAGGGGCTCCCCTGGAGCGTCTGCAGCGCAGAAACTCCAATCCGAGCTCCGAGAGCGTGTCGGCCCGGGCGGCGGCCTTCGAGAACCTGGCCAGGGAGAGGCCCCGGTCGCTGTACATTCCGCCCGCGCCCAAGGAGGTGGAGAGAACCCcacccctgcagcccctccccccactccccagcaACCGGAACGTGTTCACAGTGAGCGCCAGCAGCACCCAGAAAACTGGGGGTGTCGCCGGAAAGTTCCCCCAAGGACCTTCTCCAGAGAGTCCTTCAGCCGCAAAGGGCCTCAAATCGCAGGGACTCCGGTCCCTCAAGATCTCTCCGGCCACCCGGGCACCTCTCGATGAGGTGACCAACAGCAAAAATGGCAGCAATTTGGAAAAGAGCAACAGTGATTGTGAGAATTACCTGACCATCCCCCTAAAAGGAAGCTCTGCCGCTGGGGAGCTTCCAGgcaggccaggggctgggagggaggggccccCAGTCTCCTCGGCGGCCACTCTCTGCAGCTTGCCCCCGCTGAGTGCCCGAAGTCAGGTCCCCAGTAGCCCCAAAGGCTCTCAGGTCAGTGGAACCAGCCGGCCAGCTTGGCGTACCAAACCCGACAACCTCCGGGAGACGGTAGCTGCCCCCGCGGGGCCACAGAGCCCCGAGCACCCCCCTCCCACCATCTACCACCAGCAGCTGCTGCCCTTCACCCTGCAGGGGGCCCAGCCCCAGGTGCTCTGCTTCTCCCCACCTGGCATGCCTGCCCCCGCACCTGCAGGCCCGGCTCCGGTCCCCACAGACCCCTTCCAGCAACCCCAGCCTCAGCAGACCCAGCGTAAGATGCTCCTGGATGTGACAACTGGCCAGTACTATCTTGTGGACACACCGGTACAGCCTATGACCCGGAGACTCTTTGACCCCGAGACAGGGCAGTATGTGGACGTGCCCATGACCACCCAACAGCAGGCTGTGGCTCCCCTGtccctccctgtgcctccctTGGCCCTGAGTCCCGGTGCCTATGGACCCACTTACATGATCTACCCTGGGTTTCTGCCCACGGTGCTACCCACCAACGCCCTGCAGCCCACACCAATTGCTCACACTCCAGGAGGCGGTGAGCTCTCTCCCATGGCGGCAGAGCCCCCCAGCAAAGAGGCAGCTGCGACATTCACCGAGGTCCCATACTTCATGGCCTCTGGTCAGGCTcccgcctcctcttcctcctctgccccagcaGCCACATCCCAGCTGGTGGGGGCCAAGGGCTTCGCCCAGCTGCACGGCAAGCCTGTCATCAGCATCACTTCGCAGCCCTTGGGGCCACGGATCATTGCGCCCCCTTCCTTTGACGGCACCACCATGAGCTTTGTGGTGGAACACCGATGA